A region of the Pseudomonas sp. J452 genome:
CATGTGCAGACTGATCAGCCCGTAGGCGTGATTGCTCCAATTCATCGAACGCATTGCGTAGTGCCATGTAGGCCTGCGAAGCATTTTCGAGAGCCGAGTCTTTTGCTTCCAGCAGGGTACTTAGCTCGGTGTTGCGCTGTGCTGATGGCGTGGGGAAATTCAGGCCTAGTATTGTGCCAGCAGCTGAGTCGCCGAGGATGCCCGCAATGTATTGGGGTTTGTGCAGCAGCAGCAGGGCAAGATCGTCATAGCTGTCAATGCGCGGCAGGTTGAGACCGTGCAAGGTTTCTGCAAGCGCATCGACGGCCTGCATGGAAATAAGCAGTAGGCCAACTTCCCGGGCATTGCCGAATATATTGATCGGGGAATGCCGGTGGTTCTGTTCGTTGAACGCCGCCACGTTTATTCCATAGGCAAGGTAGCCATGCTGCGTTGCCCATTCGAGGAAACCCTGACTACCGTGCAGCGAGTTGACCTCAAGGAAGATAATGGGCGCATGGGCGTTGATCGTTTGCTCCGCCCCCTGGAGAAGTTGCAGCTCCATACCTTCTACATCCACCTTCATGAAGTGGATGGGCCCAATATCCAACTCGTCGAGCGCCTGCATTTGCACTGTGATCGATTGTGCCCCGGCTAGCTGAATGGAGCTCGCGCTCGCGCGATTATGGCTCTCTTCCGCGAGCTGCAGGGTCATCTCGGTCGTACTGGTACTCAGCCCGATATTGAACAGTGCAATGTTTGCCTGTGGCGCTGCCAGCACATTTTGCTGCAGGATCTTGAATGTACTGGGCGTGGGTTCGAACGCGTAGACATTCCCGCTGGGACCCACTTTCTCGGAAAATGCGCGGGTATGCGTACCAATATAGGCCCCGGCATCAATTATCCGGTCGCCGGGGTTGATGAATGCGCATAGCAGGTCGATTTCCTGCTGTGCCCACTCGCCATATTGCCGAATGGAGTTGCAAATCAGGTCATCGTCCACGGTGATAAAGAAGTCGCCATAACGGGCTTCTATCTTGAGTGTGTCCGGAGGCGGCATTTGCTCTTCACGCATAACGGGCTCCAAGGCCTATGGCGCCATTGCAGGCGGGAGTTGATGGGGTGCGGTTGCTGGTGTCGAAGAGTTAGCGAGAGTCCAGTACCTCTCGGTAGAGCAGCATGTACCTTTCGACCATATGTTGACTGGTAAAGAGGGACTCATATCTCTGTTTTGCTTGCTGGCCCAGGGTTTCGCACAATTGTGGATCCGACCACAGCCTGTCCATGGCCGTACGCAAGGTTGCAGGAGCGCTAGGTGGGACCACAATGCCAGTCGTGCCGTCGATGTTGACGAAGGTTGTCCCTGTGCCAATTTCGCTGGAGATCAGTGCCTTCCCGTACATGGCGCCTTCCAGTAAGGAAATGCCGAAAGCTTCTGAACGCAGGTGCGAAGGAAACAGCACCGCATAGCAAAGCTGGAACAATGCCGCCTTGTCTTCCTCGCTCACTTCGCCGACCAGGCGCAAGTTGGTTAGACCAAGCTGTGCGGCCTGTTCGCGTAGCTCATTCTCAATTGGGCCTGCGCCGGCAATCACCACCGGATACGGCGAGC
Encoded here:
- a CDS encoding FkbM family methyltransferase, producing MREEQMPPPDTLKIEARYGDFFITVDDDLICNSIRQYGEWAQQEIDLLCAFINPGDRIIDAGAYIGTHTRAFSEKVGPSGNVYAFEPTPSTFKILQQNVLAAPQANIALFNIGLSTSTTEMTLQLAEESHNRASASSIQLAGAQSITVQMQALDELDIGPIHFMKVDVEGMELQLLQGAEQTINAHAPIIFLEVNSLHGSQGFLEWATQHGYLAYGINVAAFNEQNHRHSPINIFGNAREVGLLLISMQAVDALAETLHGLNLPRIDSYDDLALLLLHKPQYIAGILGDSAAGTILGLNFPTPSAQRNTELSTLLEAKDSALENASQAYMALRNAFDELEQSRLRADQSAHDATAAYTALRIAFDQKKAELAALYETLQARQKPDEQ